The genome window CATTCCAATTCCATTACTCCTACAATTTATTGATCAAACtacccaaaacaaaaaaaaagaaaaagatgtcaGCCCTTTCGCATTTTCCTCCAGTCATGAAAGTAGCAGAAGTAAAGAAAACAGGGTTTGTATTTAAGACTGTACGTAGTCTTTTATGTCCTGTGGAGACAGTCAACAGTTTGTACATCAGCATCAGATGTCAGCAAACTGTAATGAAGGAGTGCATCAGTCCCATccacataaacaataaaaatatgatgatttttgtgacgtaaaaaaaaaagaaaccaagaGAGGGGAGAGTTTGTACTCCCCAAGATCCCAGTTATTTTCTTCAACTGTAGATGATAAAGAAAGAGATGTGTGTTGTTATGGTCCagagtttagaaaaaaaaacttggcatTCTGTGCTAGACTGGCCAACAGGGTTGACTTTCTGGCTGACAGAGGGCTGATGGAGGAAAAGTTCTCAAGGATaatgggtggaaaaaaaaaaagcaacctgGCTATTATGAGAAAGACTAAGACTTCTTGGCATCCTGTGTGTTGCGTCTCTTGAGGTCACTCAGATCCACTGGCGTAAAAGCTGCAAAAGCAGGCAGAAACAAGTTGTTAACTGGCTTGTGCTTGATCGATTTATTCCTTTGGTGTGACATATAAAATTCCAATTTGCTAACAACTTACAAATTAGGTTAGGGTTTGGGTTCTTCTCCACATATTCCTGTGGTCCACGGTCATTACGTTCACTATTTTGTGTTGATCTGATGTCTCTAAGCACACACTGCCATGCTGAAGAGAAGAGCGACAATGACAACAGTTGTGACTtaatgaaggaaaataacacatttaaattaaaataaactgatAAATGTGAGACGTGTGGTTTACATGTCCAATTTCACAAAATCTGTGACAACATGCTTGCATTAGGCAACTACTTTAGCACTTCCACTAACTGCGTTTGTGTGTTACTGGCACCTAGAGCCAGGTTGAGACACAGAAGCCAGCTCTCACTTATCTCACACATGACAGCCTTTTCCTcttggaaactgaagtctgtattGCTTTAAAAACTCCCCATgccaaaatcagtgatttttaaatgATGGCCCACTGCTGCCCCCATCAGTAAGtacaaatgtcatatttgtgattctgtgtttgaaatgtgtatatacatttacCAAGCAAGGCAGATATAGACCAGCAGCCTCTTCTTCCTTGCAAGCTAAAaagagattttcttttctttggtgttggagaatgagtggtttacaaacctaACTTTCTAATTAGAAAAGGCTAAAGGGGGGTTTAAGTGGCAAATATAAACATTGGTCTTAAGCAAGCATGGGTTTTATTAAATGGGCCTCTTGTTAAATAgctaaaatcttgtttttacgTTTGTCTATTTATTGTGCCTTATCATGTATAAGTACTAGTGTACTAGTGTAGTACCTGTATCAGTTCTCTTTAcaacaatataatacaatataaaacaatataaagtcACCTGCTGAGTTTGAAGCCTTGTCAAGCCACCCATTCAACAGATTCAACAGAAAGAAAGTAATTTCTGGCTGTAGAGGTGCAAtgcttccctcctctctctaaACCCCTGGATGATAATTGGccttggtgtgtttttttaacaaagaacattcttcttctttcggctaCTCCCTTAAGGGGTCACCACACCAGATCATCTGTCTCCTTCTCAACTTATCCCTCATGTCCTCCTAAGTTAGACCAACTGTCCGATTGTCCTCCTTCACAATATTCAaggaaccttctctgtggtcgtccccttttttttctcctgcctggcagctccatcttcataAAAGGTGTATAATTTACTACCACAGTAACCCGCATAAAGATCAAAGAAAGGTGAGGGTACTGTCTGACTCCATTCATTTGTCCCTGCGAGACGAGGAAAAAGCTGATCTTTTAGTGACCTGTCACATTTCTGCCAAGGTTTCttgcatttctcatccaaacaccACCAAAGTCCGCACTGCACACGCCAGTGCCCTTATTAGATCACTTGCCATATatggtgaaagagagagagagtatttcTGATACCATGCTGTTGTAAAACTAAGACGTGATAATGTGGACACAGCCTTTGTCCTGCAAATGCTTTTACATTCCACTCATTTGCAGCCAGTGGTAGTCATATGGAGAGATGTCTGGCAAATAgcaatgtttcttttattttttgatgattAAACATTCAGCAGATTTTTTAGATCCAAGGTTCTGTACTGAACAAATACTTTTGGTAAGGTAAGTAACACgcaatgtaaacattttctttgtttagagCAAAAATATATAGTGGTTATAGACTAATCATCTAGTATGAGTGTTGGGAAAAATTTGAGTGCCAGGTGATAAAGCTAAAATCCCACTGTGGTTCACAAATTATGCACATTATCTGTTACATTGACTTTAAATTGACAAAGAAAATTTAAAACACCAGTATTAGAGATCATACTTACTATCATGAATAAAGCGCACATTTTCTTCATGTGCAGGAGTGAAGATTTCCCCACTGTTAGTTGGGGATCGGGGGCTTGAAGTCCGCTTGTAACTATTCACCATCCTGGGAGCAGATGAGCTtcataaacatgaaaacagctAAGTGAGCAACTCGAACAGACAATTAAGTCACTTGTCATGTATACGCACACTAAATGAATGACATAATACTATTATTATGTGTCAATCAACAATGTAGTACATTAAACTACATTAAATCAAACTGTAAAGACCACTCTTAATACAGTTTGTACTGAGTATTAACCCACCTGGTCATTCTGTTTGCAGTCTGTACTCACTCCTCGCTCCTCGATGGTGAGTTTGAAAGATACAAAGGTTCAGAATTCCTTAGCTGGAGTCTTGAAAGAAACAAGAGAGATAACTTTTAAATCTCACACAATCTAAGAAGTTTACCAAGTAGATTTTTGAGGCAACAGTTgcattagtatttttttttttatccatttgcCTACATCACAGATAATGCTCTTTACTCTCAGTCTCTCATATGACTAATGAATAATATgttatccatcttctaccactttatcctccacataaggggggctgtgccaatctcaactgacatagggcga of Solea solea chromosome 16, fSolSol10.1, whole genome shotgun sequence contains these proteins:
- the mcrip1 gene encoding mapk-regulated corepressor-interacting protein 1 codes for the protein MTSSSAPRMVNSYKRTSSPRSPTNSGEIFTPAHEENVRFIHDTWQCVLRDIRSTQNSERNDRGPQEYVEKNPNPNLISFTPVDLSDLKRRNTQDAKKS